Proteins encoded by one window of Bradyrhizobium sp. B097:
- a CDS encoding MBL fold metallo-hydrolase: MTLTLTILGCGSSAGVPRPALGWGACDPNNPRNRRRRCSIMAERTMEHGTTRVVIDTSPDLREQLIDGNVEHIDAVFLTHEHADQTHGIDDLRSVVLHQRRRIPVYFNQSTAKDIMARFSYCFISPEGSDYPPILTRHSIEAGESHAVQGKGGPLKLEAFLVQHGQIPALGYRIGDAAYTPDLHDIPEASWPALEGLDLWIVDGLRYAPHPSHFSVADALSWIERFKPKRAVITNMHSDLDYEVLRQSLPAGVIPAYDGMRLTLDRAG, from the coding sequence ATGACGCTGACACTGACCATTCTGGGCTGCGGCTCATCCGCCGGCGTGCCGCGCCCGGCGCTCGGCTGGGGCGCCTGCGATCCCAACAATCCCAGGAATCGTCGCCGCCGCTGCTCGATCATGGCCGAGCGCACCATGGAGCACGGCACCACGCGGGTCGTCATCGATACGTCGCCCGATCTGCGCGAGCAGCTGATCGACGGCAATGTCGAGCACATCGACGCGGTGTTCCTGACCCATGAGCATGCCGACCAGACCCACGGCATCGACGATCTGCGCTCGGTGGTGCTGCACCAACGCCGCCGCATCCCGGTGTACTTCAACCAGTCGACCGCCAAGGACATCATGGCGCGGTTCTCCTATTGCTTCATCTCGCCGGAAGGCAGCGACTATCCGCCGATCCTGACCCGGCATTCGATCGAGGCCGGCGAGAGCCACGCGGTGCAGGGGAAGGGCGGTCCGCTGAAGCTCGAGGCCTTCCTGGTGCAGCATGGCCAGATTCCCGCGCTTGGCTACCGCATTGGCGACGCCGCCTACACGCCCGATCTGCACGACATTCCCGAGGCGAGCTGGCCGGCACTGGAAGGTCTCGATCTCTGGATCGTCGACGGCCTGCGCTATGCGCCGCATCCCAGCCATTTCAGCGTTGCCGACGCATTGTCGTGGATCGAGCGCTTCAAGCCGAAGCGTGCGGTCATCACCAACATGCATTCCGACCTCGACTACGAGGTGCTGCGGCAGAGCCTGCCGGCCGGCGTGATCCCTGCCTATGACGGCATGCGGCTAACGCTCGATCGAGCTGGCTGA
- a CDS encoding nitroreductase family protein has product MAETVAARDYTDRTRYDALMDVVKNRLTTRAFDASYVMPPEHYDMILEAARHAPSGANAQPWHFIAVTDQDLKNRITEYFREEQVARARLKMKFPTPDYRGLASAPGFIVVASDFRWVKAFPVLNDGSELDKMYKENAERILLQSVAAATMSAHLAAAALGYNVWWVTAIGQEKAQQAMKPLLGIPEELSVLDIMCFGPPAKPPYKRWKKSLADISNWNRFDDQHFMTEAQIDEWVSTTRHKVMYRDAENVD; this is encoded by the coding sequence ATGGCGGAAACTGTGGCAGCGCGCGATTACACCGATCGCACGCGATACGACGCGCTGATGGATGTCGTGAAGAACCGCCTGACGACCCGGGCCTTCGACGCCAGCTACGTGATGCCGCCGGAACACTACGACATGATCCTGGAAGCCGCGCGGCACGCGCCGTCGGGCGCCAATGCGCAACCCTGGCACTTCATTGCCGTCACCGATCAGGATCTGAAGAACAGGATCACGGAATATTTCCGCGAGGAGCAGGTCGCCCGCGCCCGGCTCAAGATGAAGTTTCCGACGCCCGATTATCGCGGCCTCGCGTCGGCCCCCGGCTTCATCGTCGTCGCCAGCGACTTCCGCTGGGTCAAGGCGTTTCCCGTGCTCAACGACGGCTCCGAGCTCGACAAGATGTACAAGGAGAATGCCGAGCGCATCCTGCTGCAGAGCGTGGCGGCGGCGACGATGTCGGCGCATCTCGCGGCGGCCGCGCTCGGCTATAACGTCTGGTGGGTGACGGCGATCGGGCAGGAGAAGGCCCAGCAGGCGATGAAGCCGCTGCTCGGCATCCCCGAGGAATTATCCGTGCTCGACATCATGTGCTTCGGTCCGCCGGCCAAGCCGCCGTACAAGCGCTGGAAGAAAAGCCTGGCCGACATCAGCAACTGGAACAGGTTCGATGATCAGCACTTCATGACCGAAGCGCAGATCGACGAATGGGTTTCGACCACGCGCCACAAGGTGATGTACCGAGATGCCGAGAACGTCGACTAA
- a CDS encoding MarR family transcriptional regulator, which yields MPRTSTKAAAPIRRGAPDYRLEDQVGFLLRRAYQRASSNLVDRIGSYDLTAPQYATLARLYERGALSQNLLGRLVAMEPANIRDVVLRLKKRRLVATRRDPTDKRLILIDLTTAGVALVEQLIPIEIECTATTLAPLKADQKRMLYELLGRLAEG from the coding sequence ATGCCGAGAACGTCGACTAAAGCAGCGGCGCCGATCAGGCGGGGCGCGCCGGACTACAGGCTGGAGGACCAGGTCGGCTTCCTGCTCCGCCGGGCCTATCAGCGCGCCTCGTCCAACCTGGTCGACCGGATCGGGTCCTACGACCTGACGGCCCCGCAATATGCGACCTTGGCCCGGCTCTACGAGCGCGGGGCGCTGTCGCAGAACCTGCTCGGGCGGCTGGTCGCCATGGAGCCGGCCAATATCCGCGACGTCGTGCTGCGGCTGAAGAAGCGCCGCCTGGTTGCGACCCGGCGCGACCCGACCGACAAGCGGCTGATCCTGATCGATCTGACCACAGCCGGCGTGGCGCTGGTCGAGCAGCTGATCCCGATCGAGATCGAGTGCACCGCGACGACGCTGGCGCCGCTCAAGGCCGACCAGAAACGAATGCTGTACGAATTGCTCGGCCGCCTTGCGGAGGGCTGA
- the metG gene encoding methionine--tRNA ligase, with the protein MATAKKKSSKKAKKTKKASPARATRKATAKSRAAKTKKGGRVTKKAKKATKAKTGAKKPAAKKVAKKAVTKAAKKTAKKVATKPTKAPKAAAAAVAPAARKPAVPKAPAAEKAAIVRAPKQPKPAATAAARASVPAPAADRGNAYYITTAIAYPNGQPHIGHAYEAIATDALARFQRLDGKDVFFLTGTDEHGQKMIQTAQGEGLTPHALATRNAARFKEMDERLNVSFDRFIRTSEPAHHKSVQEIWRRMQDNGDIYIDAYAGWYSVRDEAYYAEDETTVGEDNVRRGPQGTPVEWVEEKSYFFKLSAYQDKLLHLYESQPDFIGPDSRRNEVMSFVRGGLKDLSISRTTFDWGVKVPGDPEHVMYVWVDALTNYITGVGYPDESDKHWRYWPADVHIIGKDIIRFHAVYWPAFLMSASIPLQRRVYAHGFLFNRGEKMSKSVGNVVDPFNLANQYGVDQVRYFFLREVPFGQDGNYNHEAIVARINADLANDFGNLAQRSLSMIAKQLGGVLPEPGEFSDSDKAILAQADAMLETSRTAMATQQIHQWLNTVWAVVAEANRYFAGEAPWALAKTDPARQKTVLYVTAEVVRQIAIMAQAVMPESCAKMLDSLGIPADARSFAAVAERIKPGTVLPAPVGVFPRYVEPKTE; encoded by the coding sequence GTGGCGACCGCTAAGAAGAAATCGTCGAAAAAGGCCAAGAAGACGAAGAAGGCATCGCCCGCGCGCGCGACCAGGAAAGCCACCGCGAAGTCGCGCGCTGCCAAGACCAAAAAGGGTGGACGCGTCACCAAGAAGGCGAAGAAAGCCACCAAGGCCAAGACAGGTGCCAAGAAGCCGGCGGCAAAGAAGGTCGCCAAAAAGGCCGTCACGAAGGCTGCGAAGAAGACCGCCAAGAAGGTTGCCACGAAGCCCACCAAGGCTCCGAAGGCAGCCGCTGCGGCCGTGGCTCCAGCTGCAAGGAAGCCCGCAGTGCCGAAGGCTCCGGCTGCCGAGAAGGCGGCAATTGTCCGCGCGCCCAAGCAACCCAAACCCGCAGCGACGGCTGCTGCGCGCGCGTCCGTCCCGGCACCTGCCGCGGACCGCGGCAACGCCTACTACATCACGACCGCGATCGCATATCCGAACGGTCAGCCGCATATCGGCCACGCCTATGAGGCGATCGCGACCGATGCGTTGGCGCGCTTCCAGCGGCTCGACGGCAAGGACGTGTTCTTCCTGACCGGCACCGACGAGCACGGACAGAAGATGATCCAGACCGCGCAGGGTGAGGGACTGACGCCGCACGCGCTCGCCACCCGCAACGCTGCGCGGTTCAAGGAGATGGACGAGCGGCTGAACGTCTCGTTCGACCGCTTCATCCGGACCTCTGAACCCGCGCACCACAAGTCGGTGCAGGAAATCTGGCGCCGCATGCAGGACAATGGCGACATCTATATCGACGCCTATGCCGGATGGTACTCGGTGCGCGACGAGGCCTATTACGCCGAGGATGAGACCACAGTCGGCGAGGACAATGTCCGCCGTGGTCCGCAGGGCACGCCGGTCGAATGGGTCGAGGAGAAGAGCTATTTCTTCAAGCTGTCGGCCTACCAGGACAAACTGCTGCACCTCTATGAGAGCCAACCCGATTTCATCGGCCCGGATTCGCGCCGCAACGAGGTGATGAGCTTCGTGCGCGGCGGGCTGAAGGATCTCTCGATCTCGCGCACCACCTTCGACTGGGGCGTCAAGGTCCCCGGCGATCCCGAGCACGTGATGTATGTCTGGGTCGACGCACTGACCAACTACATCACCGGCGTCGGCTATCCCGACGAGAGCGACAAGCACTGGCGCTACTGGCCGGCCGACGTGCATATCATCGGCAAGGACATCATCCGCTTCCACGCGGTGTACTGGCCGGCCTTCCTGATGTCGGCCAGCATCCCGTTGCAGAGGCGGGTCTATGCGCACGGCTTCCTGTTCAACAGGGGCGAGAAGATGTCGAAGTCGGTCGGCAACGTGGTCGATCCCTTCAATCTGGCCAACCAGTACGGCGTCGATCAGGTGCGCTACTTCTTCCTGCGCGAAGTGCCGTTCGGCCAGGACGGCAACTACAACCACGAGGCCATCGTCGCGCGCATCAATGCCGACCTCGCCAACGATTTCGGCAATCTCGCGCAGCGTTCGCTGTCGATGATCGCCAAGCAACTTGGCGGCGTGCTGCCGGAGCCCGGCGAGTTCAGCGACAGCGACAAGGCGATCCTGGCGCAGGCCGACGCCATGCTGGAGACATCGCGGACCGCGATGGCGACGCAGCAGATCCATCAATGGCTCAACACGGTCTGGGCCGTGGTCGCCGAAGCCAATCGCTACTTTGCCGGCGAGGCGCCGTGGGCCCTGGCGAAGACCGATCCGGCGCGCCAGAAGACGGTGCTGTATGTCACCGCCGAGGTGGTGCGCCAGATCGCGATCATGGCGCAGGCGGTGATGCCGGAATCTTGCGCCAAGATGCTCGACAGCCTCGGCATCCCAGCGGATGCGCGCAGCTTCGCGGCGGTCGCCGAGCGGATCAAGCCGGGCACGGTTCTGCCGGCGCCGGTCGGCGTGTTCCCGCGCTACGTGGAACCGAAGACTGAGTGA
- a CDS encoding TatD family hydrolase: MLIDSHCHLDFPDFADDLDGIVGRAEAAGIGRMVTISTRVRRLGGLLAITERFPDVYCSVGTHPHHADEEDGIPASELIELTKHPKVVALGEAGLDYFYEHGSREAQERGFRAHIAAARETGLPLVIHTREADDDCGRILEDEVAKGPFKAVLHCYTGGRELAMKAIGLGLSISFTGILTFKKSDALRALAAELPADRIMVETDAPYLAPGKFRGKRNEPSYVVEVAKVLAETRGVSLEEISRQTTENFFRLFSKVPAPKVAA; this comes from the coding sequence ATGCTGATCGACAGTCACTGCCATCTGGACTTTCCTGACTTCGCCGACGATCTCGACGGGATCGTCGGGCGCGCCGAAGCGGCCGGCATCGGCCGCATGGTCACGATCTCGACCCGGGTGAGGCGGCTCGGCGGTCTGCTTGCGATCACGGAGCGCTTTCCCGACGTCTACTGTTCGGTCGGCACTCATCCGCATCATGCCGACGAAGAGGACGGCATTCCGGCCAGCGAACTGATCGAGCTGACCAAGCACCCGAAGGTCGTGGCGCTCGGCGAGGCGGGGCTCGACTATTTCTATGAGCATGGTTCGCGCGAGGCGCAGGAGCGCGGCTTTCGCGCCCACATCGCCGCGGCACGCGAGACCGGTCTGCCGCTCGTCATCCACACCAGGGAGGCGGATGATGATTGCGGCCGCATCCTGGAGGATGAGGTCGCGAAGGGACCGTTCAAGGCCGTCCTGCACTGCTACACCGGCGGCCGCGAGCTCGCGATGAAAGCGATTGGGCTCGGGCTATCGATCTCGTTCACGGGCATCCTGACCTTCAAGAAGTCGGATGCCCTGCGCGCACTGGCCGCCGAGCTGCCGGCCGACCGCATCATGGTCGAGACCGACGCGCCGTATCTTGCGCCCGGCAAATTCCGCGGCAAGCGCAACGAGCCGTCCTACGTCGTCGAGGTCGCCAAGGTGCTCGCCGAAACCCGCGGCGTCTCCTTGGAGGAGATATCGCGGCAGACCACTGAAAACTTCTTCCGGCTGTTCTCCAAGGTGCCGGCGCCGAAGGTTGCTGCATGA